One stretch of Manis pentadactyla isolate mManPen7 chromosome 10, mManPen7.hap1, whole genome shotgun sequence DNA includes these proteins:
- the LOC118922120 gene encoding 28S rRNA (cytosine-C(5))-methyltransferase-like produces the protein MAVYAAAAAVLAGVESRQGSIKGLVYGSRFQNVKQLYALVCETQRYSAVLDAVIASAGLLGAEKKLRPHLAKVLVYELLLGRGFRGGGGRWKPLLERHQARLKAELARLKVHRGVSRNEDLLEVGTRPGRASQVPRFVRVNTLKTCPHDVIDYFKRQGFSYQGRASSLEELRALKGKRFLLDPLLPELLVFPVQTDLHQHPLYQAGHLILQDKASCLPAMLLAPPPGAHVIDACAAPGNKASHLAALLKNQGKIFAFDLDAKRVASMATLLARAGVSCCELAEKDFLAVSPSDQRYCQVQYILLDPSCSGSGMLSRQLEEPGAGTPSQERLRALAGFQQRALCHALTFPSLRRLVYSTCSLCQEENEDVVQEALQQSPGTFRLAPALPSWPHRGLSTFPGAEHCLRASPETTLTGGFFVAVLERVDVLSSVSESEALAPELPPSPAPKRKKRRRKAAAAPSTPPCT, from the exons ATGGCGGTGTACGCAGCGGCGGCGGCCGTGCTGGCGGGCGTGGAGAGCCGCCAGGGCTCCATCAAGGGGTTGGTGTACGGCAGCAGGTTCCAG AACGTGAAGCAGCTGTACGCGCTGGTGTGCGAGACGCAGCGCTACTCCGCCGTGTTGGACGCCGTGATCGCCAGCGCCGGCCTCCTCGGTGCAGAGAAGAAGCTGCGGCCACACCTGGCCAAG GTGCTAGTGTATGAGTTGTTGCTGGGAAGAGGCTTTAGAGGGGGTGGGGGCCGATGGAAGCCGCTGCTGGAACGGCACCAGGCAAGGCTGAAGGCTGAGTTAGCCCGGCTCAAGGTTCATCGAGGTGTGAGCCGGAATGAGGACCTGTTGGAAGTGGGAACCAGGCCTGGCCGAG CCTCCCAGGTGCCTCGGTTTGTGCGGGTGAACACTCTCAAGACCTGCCCTCATGATGTGATTGATTATTTCAAGAGGCAAGGTTTCTCCTACCAGGGTCGGGCTTCCAG CCTCGAGGAGCTAAGGGCCCTCAAAGGGAAGCGTTTTCTTCTGGATCCCTTGTTGCCAGAGCTGCTTGTGTTTCCTGTCCAGACCGATCTGCACCAACATCCACTGTACCAAGCCGGTCACCTCATTCTACAAGACAAG GCCAGCTGTCTGCCCGCCATGCTGCTGGCTCCGCCCCCGGGCGCCCACGTCATCGATGCATGTGCTGCCCCTGGCAATAAAGCCAGTCACTTGGCTGCTCTTCTGAAGAACCAGGG GAAGATCTTTGCCTTTGACCTGGATGCGAAGCGGGTGGCGTCTATGGCTACTCTGCTGGCCCGGGCTGGAGTCTCTTGCTGTGAGCTAGCTGAGAAGGACTTCTTGGCAGTTTCACCCTCAGACCAGCGCTATTGTCAGGTCCAGTACATCCTGCTGGATCCTTCCTGCAGTGGCTCTG GTATGCTGAGCAGACAGCTGGAGGAGCCCGGGGCAGGCACCCCCAGCCAGGAACGCTTGCGTGCCCTGGCAGGGTTCCAGCAGCGAGCTCTGTGCCACGCGCTCACCTTCCCCTCCCTGCGGCGCCTTGTCTACTCCACGTGTTCCCTTTGCCAAGAGgagaatgaagatgtggtacaagaGGCCTTGCAGCAGAGCCCGGGAACCTTCAG GCTggctcctgccctcccctcctggcCCCATCGAGGCCTTAGCACTTTCCCCGGTGCCGAGCACTGCCTGCGGGCCTCTCCTGAGACCACGCTCACTGGTGGCTTCTTCGTTGCTGTTCTTGAACGGGTAGACGTGCTGAG CTCAGTCTCAGAGTCTGAGGCACTGGCTCCAGAACTTCCACCCAGTCCAGCcccaaagagaaagaagaggcgGCGAAAAGCAGCGGCCGCTCCGAGCACACCACCCTGCACTTAG